The Flavobacterium faecale genomic sequence TGACGAAGGACCAATCAAAACTGGTTTGCCTACAGAAGGTTACCAATTGCGTGGTAATTTGAAAAAAGTTACAGATAAAACTACAATCACATTTTCTGGACAAGTAATTGATGATAAAGTACAATTCTTTTTGCCTTACCCATTACAAGGGGGAAGTAGAGAGAGACCTATTGGAAATGATGGTAAAGAAATTGTGACTTTGCAAACTGCTGCAGCTTCAAATATCTCATATGCTACTCCTGATGGAATTTTCAAAACTAATATTAGAGATGGTGTTGCTACAAAAGGAGGTTATTTTATGACGAATTTTGTTCACGATTTTTCAGATAACTTCTCTATTGATGCTAAAGTTAGAAAATCGAACTACAAACACCAATTTAACTTATTCTTAGATGGAAGTGGATTAACTGGGCCTAAAGTTGTTGAAACTCAAGCCGAGTACAAAGCAGCAAGAGGTATTGTAGCGGGTAATTTTACAAATCAAAACGGTGCAGCTTTACCAGCAAATGCACTTTTATTCGAAAACAGAATATTAGATAGAGTTCGTCCATTAGATGAATTGGTATCTGAGATCAAATTGATTAACAAAATGGGAGTGCATACGGTAACAGCTGGTACCTTTATGTCTAGAGCTTCTGCAGGAGACATGAATGTTACTTCTAGTTATTTAAGTGAATATAGCAACAGTCCAGGTTTGGTTAACCTTTCTGGATATACTGTAGATGGTGTTACTAATAGAGGTGCAGGATATTCTAACAAAAATGTTACAAGTAATAAATTAGCTTTCTTCTTGACAGATCAAATTAAATTAGAGAAATGGAATTTTGATATTGGAATCAGACATGAAACAGCTTCTGGAACTATTCAAAACGAAAAAACAGCTTCTTTTAAAATGAGCACTTTCGCAGGAAATTCTAAGATTGAAAATGTAACTTGGGGTACTGGAGCATATGAAACAGCTAAAGTTTCAACAGATGATTATGCAGTTTCATTGGCGGCATTGTACAAAGTTAGTACAAGTACAAGTGTATATGGTAACTTTTCAAAAGGATATTTCTTCCCTGAATTGCGTTCTGTAAAAATAAATGCTAATGGAGGTCATTCTACTTATTCTCCTGAAAAAATTATTCAATCTGAAGTTGGTGTTAAATACGGTAAAGGAAATTTTTCTGGAACAGCTGCGATTTTCTCTCTTAACTTATCTGATAGAAGAAACATTGCCTTCTTAAATGATGGTGTTGGTGGATTTACTGAAAAAGTAGATTTACAAGATACAAAATCAGCAGGTATTGAAACTACTTGGAACTGGAGATTTGTAGATGGATTTGCCTTCAACGGAACATTTACATACCAAAAACATGAGTTAACAAAATCAGAGAACAACCCAGCATTTGTAGGGAATAAATTGGCAAGACAACCAAACGTTATGACAAAATTAGGTTTGTCTTATGACAAATCAAACTTCGATGCAAATTTTGACTTTAACTACGCAGGTGACAAATACACTAATGATGCTAATACAGTTTTATTAAAAGGTTTTGGAATTGTTGATTTAAGTTTAGGATACACATTCAACATAGGTAAAGACAACGAAACATTACGTATAGGTGCACAATCTTTCAACTTGTTTAACTCTGCAGGAGTTACAGAAGGATCTCCAAGATTAGGTGATAACCAAACAGATGAGCAATTCTTCGTAGGAAGACCTATTATTCCTAGAACTGCTTTGATGAACTTAACGTTCAATTTCTAATACATTAATTACAATAAAAAGGGTGCTTTTGCATACTGTGATAGCACCCTTTTTTTTAAAAAATCTGATTATGGCTACTGATTTAACAAAAGAAGCACAACAAATATTAAATGAAAATTTCCAAGCGGGAGGATATACTATTCCGTGTAAAGGGTTGTACCCTTTTCAATGGAAATGGGATTCTGGGTTTATTGCCCTTGGATTTGCTCATTATGATATGGAAAAAGCAAAGGCCGAGATGAAAACACTTCTTGATGCACAATGGGACAATGGATTTATTCCACATATCGTTTTTCATCAAAAGTCGGATACTTATTTTCCTGGACCAGATTTCCACCAAGCCGAGTTGCATCCTTTGTCCAACAAAGACTATCCTTCAACAGGAATGACGCAACCACCTGTTTTGGGCTTTACATTAGAAAAAATGTATCAAATAGCACAAAACAAAGAGGATGTTTTACAGTTTATTATAGAAAATATTGGAAAAGTATACGACAATCACAACTATTTCTATAGTAAAAGAGATCCTCAAAATGAAGGCTTGGTGTACATCTACCATAACTGGGAGTCGGGAACAGATAATTCGCCACTTTGGGATGATATTTGGGCAACAATGGATCCGCCAACGTATACCTTTGAACGAAAAGACACAAAGTTAATTGACCCTTCGGAGCGACCTTCAAACAGAGAATACGACCATTATTTGTACATTATAGACATTGCAAAAGAGCACAACTATGATGACCAAAAAATTGCCGAACTGTCTCCGTTTTTAGTACAAGATCCGCTTTTCAATGCGATGTTGATTAAGTCCAATCAAGCAATGATTGATTTGTACAAAATAATTGGAGGGAACGAAGACAAAATTGCACAATTAGAAAAATGGCAAGCAAAAAGTAAAGCCTCTTTTAATTCGAAATTGTATGATGAGGAGCTAGGTGCCTATATTCATTATGATTTGAGAAATGAAAAACCAATTCGTTTTGTGAGTTCTTCTTCTTTTTCACCTTTATTTGCTGGGGTACCAACTATTAAGCAAGCCGCAACGCTTGTCAATACAATGATGACCAAGTTTGGTGGAGATGATATGTACTTGTGTGCATCTTTTGATCCTACAAATGAGCGTTTCAATCCAAAAAAATATTGGAGAGGTCCTGTTTGGATCAACCTGAACTGGATGTTGTATTATGGTTTAAAGGATTATGGTTATGATGAAATTGCCGATAGAGTAAAATCGGATAGTTTTGAATTGTTAGAAAAAGTGGGTTTTTATGAGTATTTTAATCCCGTGAAAGCAGCTTATGATACAGAGACCAAAGGGTACGGTGGAGGAAATTTCTCTTGGAGTGCTGCTTTGTACTTGGATTTGATGAATCAATAATTAGTAAAAAAATAGTTAATTATGAACTGGATAGACTATATAGTGGTTATCGTTTACCTAATTGCCTTTCTAGGATTAGGAGTTTTTTTTAAGGAAAATAATGATGCAAAGGATTATTTCTTAGGAGGTAAGCAAATGGGTTGGTTTCCCTTAAGTTTATCTGCC encodes the following:
- a CDS encoding TonB-dependent receptor; its protein translation is MKNYIKVFLLLVGTVTYSQTTVKGTVKDEQSNPIPQVNVVILGSNVGVTTDFDGNYVLTTKLTGAQKIKVATIGFKDQIQAIKLGDSEITLNFTLKESMEMLDEVVLTGTSVKRSQKETPVSVTSFSAKDLTKLNTSSQANILRSVPGITTENGGGEVGSNVFVRGLPSGGQFQFNPIQIDGMPVLSTFGLNSSAHDVYFRTDIGMKSLEFIRGGSSVLYGAGSVAGIINYTSETGSTKPKNIFKTEVGTNSRYKADFLSSGQLGGKDSDMFYAITGFYRYDEGPIKTGLPTEGYQLRGNLKKVTDKTTITFSGQVIDDKVQFFLPYPLQGGSRERPIGNDGKEIVTLQTAAASNISYATPDGIFKTNIRDGVATKGGYFMTNFVHDFSDNFSIDAKVRKSNYKHQFNLFLDGSGLTGPKVVETQAEYKAARGIVAGNFTNQNGAALPANALLFENRILDRVRPLDELVSEIKLINKMGVHTVTAGTFMSRASAGDMNVTSSYLSEYSNSPGLVNLSGYTVDGVTNRGAGYSNKNVTSNKLAFFLTDQIKLEKWNFDIGIRHETASGTIQNEKTASFKMSTFAGNSKIENVTWGTGAYETAKVSTDDYAVSLAALYKVSTSTSVYGNFSKGYFFPELRSVKINANGGHSTYSPEKIIQSEVGVKYGKGNFSGTAAIFSLNLSDRRNIAFLNDGVGGFTEKVDLQDTKSAGIETTWNWRFVDGFAFNGTFTYQKHELTKSENNPAFVGNKLARQPNVMTKLGLSYDKSNFDANFDFNYAGDKYTNDANTVLLKGFGIVDLSLGYTFNIGKDNETLRIGAQSFNLFNSAGVTEGSPRLGDNQTDEQFFVGRPIIPRTALMNLTFNF
- a CDS encoding amylo-alpha-1,6-glucosidase produces the protein MATDLTKEAQQILNENFQAGGYTIPCKGLYPFQWKWDSGFIALGFAHYDMEKAKAEMKTLLDAQWDNGFIPHIVFHQKSDTYFPGPDFHQAELHPLSNKDYPSTGMTQPPVLGFTLEKMYQIAQNKEDVLQFIIENIGKVYDNHNYFYSKRDPQNEGLVYIYHNWESGTDNSPLWDDIWATMDPPTYTFERKDTKLIDPSERPSNREYDHYLYIIDIAKEHNYDDQKIAELSPFLVQDPLFNAMLIKSNQAMIDLYKIIGGNEDKIAQLEKWQAKSKASFNSKLYDEELGAYIHYDLRNEKPIRFVSSSSFSPLFAGVPTIKQAATLVNTMMTKFGGDDMYLCASFDPTNERFNPKKYWRGPVWINLNWMLYYGLKDYGYDEIADRVKSDSFELLEKVGFYEYFNPVKAAYDTETKGYGGGNFSWSAALYLDLMNQ